From Corvus moneduloides isolate bCorMon1 chromosome 4, bCorMon1.pri, whole genome shotgun sequence, one genomic window encodes:
- the RXYLT1 gene encoding ribitol-5-phosphate xylosyltransferase 1 isoform X1, with product MRGARRRLCSALIVAYGLFSLYAAYTVFLRPRRPAAPRPHWDRRGPRGYTDHVALGNEEWNPWDADEKNELAASQQRYEANLKMIKYARSHLEQTSLRVQIWGKAAIGLYLWQHIFGGHLEPADVTAQWREGSQKAGKTYFSFLTGPSVVPGYFSVEAEHVVLVLNGREPAKIAYATQWLHYAQTLMETRKIQHVAVVLLGNEQCNNAWIQPYLKRNGGFVHLLFVTYDYAFVNEEDIFQWPLGVATYRSFPVVEPSWSMLRDPRSYLCNFLGTVYKNSSREALMEILKQDGLDKLCWIAAREQWQPQETNESFKNYQDALLQSDLTLCPVGINTECYRIYEACSYGSLPVIEDVMTPGVCGNSSMYHSAPLQLLKTMGAPFIFIKNWKELPAILEKEKKMSLEEKIQRRKKLLEWYRNFKAWMRQKFINTLENSFLPSDKG from the exons ATGCGGGGCGCTCGCAGgcggctctgctctgccctcatCGTCGCGTACGGCCTCTTCTCCCTCTACGCGGCCTACACCGTGTTCCTGCGGCCGCGCCGCCCGGCCGCCCCTCGCCCGCACTGGGACCGCCGCGGCCCGCGAG GTTACACAGATCATGTTGCCTTGGGAAACGAAGAGTGGAATCCATGGGATGCAGACGAGAAAAACGAGCTGGCTGCTTCTCAGCAGAGATATGAAGCTAATCTTAAGATGATAAAATATGCGAGATCTCACCTAGAACAGACCAGTCTTAGAGTACAGATTTGGGGCAAAGCAGCAATTG GTCTTTACCTTTGGCAACATATTTTTGGAGGGCACCTTGAGCCGGCTGATGTGACTGCACAGTGGAGAGAAGGAAgccaaaaagcaggaaaaacataCTTCAG CTTCCTCACTGGCCCATCTGTGGTTCCCGGCTACTTCTCGGTGGAAGCGGAGCATGTGGTGCTGGTGCTGAACGGGAGGGAGCCGGCGAAGATCGCCTACGCCACGCAGTGGCTGCACTACGCACAAACACTGATGGAGACTCGCAAAATCCAGCATGTGGCAGTGGTGCTGCTCGGCAACGAGCAGTGCAACAACGCGTGGATTCAGCCATACCTGAAACGAAACGGGGGCTTTGTGCATCTGCTCTTTGTTACATATGACTATGCGTTTGTAAATGAAGAAGATATTTTCCAGTGGCCTTTAGGAGTAGCTAC CTACAGAAGTTTTCCAGTTGTAGAACCCAGCTGGTCAATGCTTCGTGATCCAAGATCATATCTATGTAATTTCTTAGGAACAGTTTATAAGAATTCTTCGAGAGAAGCCCTAATGGAAATTCTGAAACAGGATGGGCTTGACAAACTTTGCTGGATTGCAGCCAGAGAACA gtGGCAGCCTcaagaaacaaatgaaagttTCAAAAACTATCAAGATGCCTTGCTGCAGAGTGATTTGACATTGTGCCCAGTGGGAATAAATACAGAATGTTACAGAATTTATGAAGCTTGTTCATATGGATCTCTGCCTGTTATAGAAGACGTAATGACACCGGGTGTTTGCGGAAATTCATCAATGTACCACAGTGCTCCATTGCAATTATTAAAAACCATGGGGGCTCCATTTATCTTTattaaaaactggaaagagCTTCCTGCTAttctagagaaagaaaaaaaaatgagtttaGAAGAAAAgattcaaaggagaaaaaagcttttagaaTGGTATCGAAACTTCAAAGCATGGATGAGACAGAAATTCATTAATACCttggaaaattcatttttgccTAGTGATAAAGGATAA
- the RXYLT1 gene encoding ribitol-5-phosphate xylosyltransferase 1 isoform X3 — METRKIQHVAVVLLGNEQCNNAWIQPYLKRNGGFVHLLFVTYDYAFVNEEDIFQWPLGVATYRSFPVVEPSWSMLRDPRSYLCNFLGTVYKNSSREALMEILKQDGLDKLCWIAAREQWQPQETNESFKNYQDALLQSDLTLCPVGINTECYRIYEACSYGSLPVIEDVMTPGVCGNSSMYHSAPLQLLKTMGAPFIFIKNWKELPAILEKEKKMSLEEKIQRRKKLLEWYRNFKAWMRQKFINTLENSFLPSDKG; from the exons ATGGAGACTCGCAAAATCCAGCATGTGGCAGTGGTGCTGCTCGGCAACGAGCAGTGCAACAACGCGTGGATTCAGCCATACCTGAAACGAAACGGGGGCTTTGTGCATCTGCTCTTTGTTACATATGACTATGCGTTTGTAAATGAAGAAGATATTTTCCAGTGGCCTTTAGGAGTAGCTAC CTACAGAAGTTTTCCAGTTGTAGAACCCAGCTGGTCAATGCTTCGTGATCCAAGATCATATCTATGTAATTTCTTAGGAACAGTTTATAAGAATTCTTCGAGAGAAGCCCTAATGGAAATTCTGAAACAGGATGGGCTTGACAAACTTTGCTGGATTGCAGCCAGAGAACA gtGGCAGCCTcaagaaacaaatgaaagttTCAAAAACTATCAAGATGCCTTGCTGCAGAGTGATTTGACATTGTGCCCAGTGGGAATAAATACAGAATGTTACAGAATTTATGAAGCTTGTTCATATGGATCTCTGCCTGTTATAGAAGACGTAATGACACCGGGTGTTTGCGGAAATTCATCAATGTACCACAGTGCTCCATTGCAATTATTAAAAACCATGGGGGCTCCATTTATCTTTattaaaaactggaaagagCTTCCTGCTAttctagagaaagaaaaaaaaatgagtttaGAAGAAAAgattcaaaggagaaaaaagcttttagaaTGGTATCGAAACTTCAAAGCATGGATGAGACAGAAATTCATTAATACCttggaaaattcatttttgccTAGTGATAAAGGATAA
- the RXYLT1 gene encoding ribitol-5-phosphate xylosyltransferase 1 isoform X2, which yields MIKYARSHLEQTSLRVQIWGKAAIGLYLWQHIFGGHLEPADVTAQWREGSQKAGKTYFSFLTGPSVVPGYFSVEAEHVVLVLNGREPAKIAYATQWLHYAQTLMETRKIQHVAVVLLGNEQCNNAWIQPYLKRNGGFVHLLFVTYDYAFVNEEDIFQWPLGVATYRSFPVVEPSWSMLRDPRSYLCNFLGTVYKNSSREALMEILKQDGLDKLCWIAAREQWQPQETNESFKNYQDALLQSDLTLCPVGINTECYRIYEACSYGSLPVIEDVMTPGVCGNSSMYHSAPLQLLKTMGAPFIFIKNWKELPAILEKEKKMSLEEKIQRRKKLLEWYRNFKAWMRQKFINTLENSFLPSDKG from the exons ATGATAAAATATGCGAGATCTCACCTAGAACAGACCAGTCTTAGAGTACAGATTTGGGGCAAAGCAGCAATTG GTCTTTACCTTTGGCAACATATTTTTGGAGGGCACCTTGAGCCGGCTGATGTGACTGCACAGTGGAGAGAAGGAAgccaaaaagcaggaaaaacataCTTCAG CTTCCTCACTGGCCCATCTGTGGTTCCCGGCTACTTCTCGGTGGAAGCGGAGCATGTGGTGCTGGTGCTGAACGGGAGGGAGCCGGCGAAGATCGCCTACGCCACGCAGTGGCTGCACTACGCACAAACACTGATGGAGACTCGCAAAATCCAGCATGTGGCAGTGGTGCTGCTCGGCAACGAGCAGTGCAACAACGCGTGGATTCAGCCATACCTGAAACGAAACGGGGGCTTTGTGCATCTGCTCTTTGTTACATATGACTATGCGTTTGTAAATGAAGAAGATATTTTCCAGTGGCCTTTAGGAGTAGCTAC CTACAGAAGTTTTCCAGTTGTAGAACCCAGCTGGTCAATGCTTCGTGATCCAAGATCATATCTATGTAATTTCTTAGGAACAGTTTATAAGAATTCTTCGAGAGAAGCCCTAATGGAAATTCTGAAACAGGATGGGCTTGACAAACTTTGCTGGATTGCAGCCAGAGAACA gtGGCAGCCTcaagaaacaaatgaaagttTCAAAAACTATCAAGATGCCTTGCTGCAGAGTGATTTGACATTGTGCCCAGTGGGAATAAATACAGAATGTTACAGAATTTATGAAGCTTGTTCATATGGATCTCTGCCTGTTATAGAAGACGTAATGACACCGGGTGTTTGCGGAAATTCATCAATGTACCACAGTGCTCCATTGCAATTATTAAAAACCATGGGGGCTCCATTTATCTTTattaaaaactggaaagagCTTCCTGCTAttctagagaaagaaaaaaaaatgagtttaGAAGAAAAgattcaaaggagaaaaaagcttttagaaTGGTATCGAAACTTCAAAGCATGGATGAGACAGAAATTCATTAATACCttggaaaattcatttttgccTAGTGATAAAGGATAA